In the Lebetimonas natsushimae genome, one interval contains:
- the trpA gene encoding tryptophan synthase subunit alpha: MKKLIAYITCAYPDKNFTIDLINSLKENGVDAIELGIPFSDPVADGPVIQEANKRALENGFKLNDLFEVSEQIGKNINTYWMGYFNNFYHKGYDFMVKKANEAGIRGFIIPDLPYEEAVNYEDKFPLISFVAPTDSKERIKKILKNPKEFIYLVAYAGITGAEKQEDLKEIIQYIKEITPTPLFIGFGVNEKTAKEKSKDVDGVIVGSAFIKILLDDSLNNNEKISKISNTAKNIKEIINS, translated from the coding sequence ATGAAAAAACTAATAGCCTATATCACATGTGCATATCCTGATAAAAATTTTACAATAGATTTAATCAATTCATTAAAAGAAAACGGGGTCGACGCAATAGAACTTGGTATTCCTTTTTCAGATCCGGTGGCCGACGGTCCGGTAATTCAGGAAGCTAATAAAAGAGCGCTTGAAAACGGCTTTAAACTAAATGATTTATTTGAAGTAAGCGAACAGATTGGAAAAAATATCAATACTTACTGGATGGGATACTTTAACAATTTTTATCATAAGGGATATGATTTTATGGTAAAAAAAGCAAACGAGGCCGGAATTAGAGGATTTATTATCCCTGATTTACCTTATGAAGAAGCAGTTAATTATGAAGATAAATTCCCGCTTATTTCATTTGTAGCTCCAACTGATAGTAAAGAGAGAATTAAAAAAATACTTAAAAATCCAAAAGAATTTATCTATCTTGTGGCATATGCTGGAATTACAGGTGCAGAAAAACAGGAAGATTTGAAAGAAATCATCCAATACATTAAAGAAATTACCCCAACTCCACTTTTTATAGGTTTTGGAGTAAATGAAAAAACGGCAAAAGAAAAATCTAAAGATGTAGACGGTGTAATAGTAGGTAGTGCATTTATAAAAATTTTACTTGATGATTCTTTAAACAATAATGAAAAAATATCCAAAATTTCAAATACGGCAAAAAATATTAAAGAAATAATTAATTCCTGA
- the panB gene encoding 3-methyl-2-oxobutanoate hydroxymethyltransferase: MKNTLNKLYKKEKLTMITAYDALFAKIFDDIADIILVGDSLNMSFMGESDTLTATMDQMIYHTKAVCNGAKKAYIVCDMPFGSYSTPEKALENAIRVYKETKADAVKLEGGAEKAKTVKLLTNNAIAVVGHIGLMPQFSRSEGGYRVKGKDEFSKQKLIEDAKAIEEAGAVMLVIEGVKEEVAKEITEMIDIPTIGIGAGRYTTGQVLVWSDMLGFFEEFKPKFVRRYLNGAEKVREAVKKYVEDVKSGNFPGIEEIY; this comes from the coding sequence ATGAAGAACACATTGAATAAATTATATAAAAAAGAAAAACTTACAATGATTACTGCTTATGATGCTTTGTTTGCAAAAATTTTTGATGATATAGCGGATATAATTTTGGTAGGGGACAGTCTGAATATGTCTTTTATGGGAGAGAGCGATACCCTTACTGCCACAATGGATCAGATGATATATCATACAAAAGCCGTTTGTAATGGTGCGAAAAAAGCTTATATAGTCTGTGATATGCCTTTTGGTAGTTATTCCACGCCTGAGAAGGCATTGGAAAATGCAATAAGAGTTTATAAGGAAACAAAAGCGGATGCCGTTAAACTTGAAGGGGGGGCTGAAAAAGCCAAGACTGTTAAATTATTGACAAATAATGCGATTGCCGTAGTCGGGCATATCGGGCTTATGCCGCAGTTTTCAAGAAGCGAGGGTGGTTACAGGGTAAAAGGAAAAGATGAATTTTCAAAACAAAAACTAATTGAGGATGCAAAAGCCATTGAAGAAGCAGGGGCTGTGATGCTTGTGATTGAAGGTGTTAAAGAAGAGGTTGCAAAAGAAATAACAGAAATGATAGATATTCCAACAATAGGAATAGGTGCCGGCAGATATACTACCGGGCAGGTATTGGTATGGTCTGATATGCTTGGATTTTTTGAAGAATTTAAACCTAAATTTGTAAGACGTTATTTAAATGGAGCTGAAAAGGTAAGAGAGGCGGTTAAAAAATATGTGGAAGACGTAAAAAGCGGTAATTTTCCAGGAATAGAGGAGATATATTGA
- the ruvB gene encoding Holliday junction branch migration DNA helicase RuvB — protein MLRIVEIEKVSIEESYEKSLRPKNFDEYIGQEQIKKNLKVFIEAAKKRSETIDHILFFGPPGLGKTTLANIIANEMNANIKTIAAPMLEKSGDLAAILTNLEDGDILFIDEIHRLKSTIEEVLYSAMEDFRLDIVIGSGPAAQSIKIDIAKFTLIGATTRAGMLSNPLRDRFGMSFRLNFYNEEELSLIIKLASKKLNTNIDNDAAVEIAKRSRGTPRIALRLLKRVRDFAEVENKKVIDKQIADFALDQLGINEYGFDELDIRFLTLLAEAKKPLGLSTISAALSEDVDTIEEVIEPFLIANGYIEKTPKGRMATRKTYEILNFAPAGLF, from the coding sequence ATATTGAGAATAGTTGAAATAGAAAAAGTAAGTATAGAGGAAAGTTATGAAAAATCCCTTAGACCTAAAAATTTTGACGAATATATAGGTCAGGAGCAGATTAAGAAAAATCTTAAAGTTTTTATCGAAGCTGCCAAAAAAAGAAGTGAAACCATTGACCATATTTTATTTTTTGGACCTCCGGGACTGGGGAAAACAACTCTTGCTAACATTATTGCAAATGAAATGAATGCAAATATTAAAACAATAGCAGCCCCTATGCTTGAAAAAAGCGGAGATTTGGCAGCAATCCTTACGAATTTAGAAGATGGTGATATTTTATTTATTGATGAAATCCACAGGCTTAAATCCACAATTGAAGAGGTTTTATATTCGGCAATGGAAGATTTCAGGCTTGATATAGTAATAGGAAGCGGGCCTGCGGCACAGAGTATAAAAATTGATATTGCAAAATTTACCTTAATAGGTGCAACAACTAGGGCCGGAATGCTTTCAAACCCTCTGAGGGACAGGTTTGGAATGAGTTTCAGGCTTAATTTTTACAATGAGGAAGAATTAAGTCTTATTATTAAACTTGCAAGTAAAAAATTAAATACAAATATAGATAATGATGCAGCAGTTGAAATTGCAAAACGTTCTCGTGGAACACCTAGAATTGCCCTAAGACTATTAAAAAGAGTTAGGGATTTTGCTGAGGTTGAGAATAAAAAGGTTATAGATAAACAGATAGCAGATTTTGCACTTGATCAGCTCGGTATTAATGAATACGGTTTCGATGAGCTTGATATCAGATTTTTAACCCTTCTTGCCGAAGCTAAAAAGCCTTTAGGACTCTCAACCATAAGTGCGGCTTTAAGCGAAGATGTGGATACAATTGAGGAAGTCATTGAACCGTTTTTAATAGCAAACGGATATATTGAAAAAACTCCGAAAGGGAGAATGGCGACAAGAAAAACTTATGAAATATTAAATTTTGCTCCAGCAGGTTTGTTTTAG
- a CDS encoding AI-2E family transporter, whose product MKVLGILTLIIGYFVYLTYKPYLLDIAIASLMAIAFGKVIYFLSLKIKNKYLLSSIVTIIFAFLIFGPILYFVFKAGAIISKVDVNEIKIILSKSQDLISYLPSFIQSEVKNYINPEHITEIYNAIMPIVGTLTAKSAVFFKDAFLIVVFFFFAVLYGKEILLFLQKVIPLENEKLEKIFFGTSEVMSVVFYSTVLTALLEGVLFGFIVSMYGLNFIFFTVMYAFASLIPIIGGILMWGPVSLYLYANGNTQGAIVVALYSIIMISIIADTFIKPVIIDRVKKLFKGEFEVNSLLIFFSIVAGLSSFGLWGIIIGPAVTAMFLSVIRFYEKIE is encoded by the coding sequence ATGAAAGTACTTGGAATATTAACTTTAATCATAGGATATTTTGTATATTTAACTTATAAGCCGTATCTTCTTGATATTGCAATAGCTTCTCTTATGGCTATTGCATTTGGAAAAGTTATATATTTTTTATCATTAAAAATTAAAAATAAATATCTTTTAAGTTCTATAGTAACAATAATATTTGCCTTTTTGATTTTTGGTCCTATTTTATATTTTGTTTTTAAAGCCGGTGCTATAATTTCCAAGGTAGATGTAAATGAAATTAAAATAATTTTATCTAAATCACAGGATTTAATATCCTATCTTCCATCTTTTATTCAAAGTGAAGTTAAAAATTATATAAATCCGGAACATATTACAGAAATCTATAATGCAATAATGCCAATTGTAGGGACTTTAACTGCGAAAAGTGCGGTATTTTTTAAAGATGCTTTTTTAATTGTAGTATTTTTCTTTTTTGCTGTTTTATATGGAAAAGAGATACTTCTTTTTTTACAAAAAGTAATTCCTCTTGAAAATGAAAAATTGGAAAAAATATTTTTCGGTACAAGTGAAGTAATGAGTGTGGTTTTTTATTCCACTGTGTTAACTGCCCTGCTTGAAGGTGTTTTATTCGGTTTTATAGTTAGTATGTATGGGCTTAATTTTATATTTTTTACAGTAATGTATGCGTTTGCTTCTTTAATTCCTATTATAGGTGGTATTTTAATGTGGGGGCCTGTCAGTTTGTATCTGTATGCCAACGGAAATACCCAGGGTGCCATTGTGGTTGCTTTATATTCAATAATTATGATTTCAATCATAGCCGATACATTTATAAAACCTGTTATTATTGACAGGGTAAAAAAACTGTTTAAAGGAGAATTTGAAGTAAATTCTCTTTTAATTTTCTTCTCCATAGTAGCAGGGCTTTCATCTTTTGGGCTTTGGGGAATTATAATCGGGCCCGCAGTTACCGCAATGTTTTTATCTGTAATCAGGTTTTATGAAAAGATTGAGTAA
- a CDS encoding nucleotide exchange factor GrpE: MAKHDKNKHEERQHSQQNQNQEIDTEALKKENEELKQKLDEALRAYAKCENDKKILKKETDALIDYAYEKFAKDLLPVVDSLELAITHANEIEDKAEAFDKLIEGVELTLKKMLDTFKNHGIEPVEHDEFNPEIHQAIQQVQSDEHEEGAIVDIYQKGYKLKDRLIRPSMVTINKKS, encoded by the coding sequence GTGGCTAAGCATGATAAAAACAAGCATGAAGAGAGACAACATAGCCAGCAAAATCAAAATCAAGAAATTGATACAGAGGCTTTAAAAAAAGAAAATGAAGAGTTAAAACAAAAACTGGATGAAGCACTTAGGGCTTATGCTAAGTGTGAAAACGATAAAAAAATTCTTAAAAAAGAAACAGACGCATTGATTGATTATGCGTATGAAAAATTTGCAAAAGATTTATTGCCGGTTGTGGATTCACTAGAACTGGCAATTACTCATGCAAATGAGATAGAAGATAAAGCCGAGGCTTTTGATAAACTTATCGAAGGTGTTGAGCTAACACTCAAAAAAATGCTTGATACCTTTAAAAATCACGGAATTGAGCCTGTTGAACATGATGAGTTTAATCCAGAAATTCATCAGGCTATCCAGCAGGTTCAAAGTGATGAGCACGAAGAAGGTGCTATAGTTGATATCTATCAAAAAGGTTATAAACTAAAAGACAGACTAATAAGACCATCAATGGTTACAATAAATAAAAAATCTTAA
- the dnaK gene encoding molecular chaperone DnaK, whose product MGKVIGIDLGTTNSAMAYYDGKDAKIIPNKEGRNTTPSVVAFTDKGEVLVGEPAKRQAITNPERTIYSVKRIMGMMCNEPKAQEAKKHVQYKIVDKNGACAVEVDGKIYTPQEISAKILMKLKKDAEEFFGEEVTEAVITVPAYFNDSQRKATQEAGKIAGLNVLRIINEPTAAALAYGLDKKGEEKILVYDLGGGTFDVTVLEIGDGTFQVLATDGNAFLGGDDFDQRIMEWLINEFKAETGIDLSNDKMALQRLKDAAENAKKELSTKEETEINLPFITADATGPKHLVKKLTRAKFEAMIDDLLQETLKHIDTALNDAGLNKNEIDEIVMVGGSTRIPKVQQLVSEYFNGKKLNKSVNPDEVVALGAAIQAGVLKGEVKDVLLLDVTPLSLGIETLGGVMTKIIEKGTTIPVRKSQIFSTAEDNQTAVTIHVLQGEAELAKDNKSLGQFNLEGIPPAPRGVPQIEVTFDIDANGVLHVSAKDKTTGKEQKITITGSSTLSEEEIQRMIKEAEEANRKEKARIEAIKARNELDAVAYQAEKFIKDNKDKLGDVSALEAKIKEAKELIESQSEDKAKIEGLKAELQAELQKAAQNMAASGQAQGGAQGQQGQQQNKGGDDDVIDAEVE is encoded by the coding sequence ATGGGAAAAGTAATAGGAATTGACTTAGGAACAACAAACTCAGCAATGGCTTACTATGATGGGAAAGATGCAAAAATTATACCAAATAAAGAAGGTAGAAACACAACTCCGTCAGTAGTGGCATTTACAGACAAAGGTGAAGTATTAGTGGGAGAACCTGCTAAAAGACAGGCAATCACAAATCCAGAGAGAACAATTTATTCTGTAAAAAGAATTATGGGTATGATGTGTAATGAGCCAAAAGCTCAGGAAGCTAAAAAACATGTACAATATAAAATTGTTGATAAAAACGGAGCTTGTGCTGTTGAAGTTGACGGGAAAATTTATACACCGCAAGAAATTTCAGCAAAAATCTTAATGAAACTTAAAAAAGATGCAGAGGAATTTTTTGGTGAAGAAGTAACTGAAGCTGTAATTACAGTACCGGCATACTTTAACGATTCACAAAGAAAAGCGACTCAAGAAGCCGGAAAAATTGCTGGACTTAACGTATTAAGAATTATTAACGAACCAACAGCAGCGGCTTTGGCATACGGACTTGATAAAAAAGGTGAAGAAAAAATCTTAGTATATGACTTGGGTGGTGGTACATTTGACGTAACAGTACTAGAAATTGGTGATGGTACTTTCCAAGTACTTGCAACTGACGGTAACGCATTCCTTGGTGGGGATGACTTTGACCAAAGAATTATGGAATGGCTAATTAACGAATTTAAAGCTGAAACAGGAATTGATTTAAGCAATGATAAAATGGCTCTTCAAAGATTAAAAGATGCGGCTGAAAATGCTAAAAAAGAACTTTCAACTAAAGAAGAGACTGAAATTAACTTGCCATTTATTACTGCTGATGCAACAGGACCAAAACACTTGGTTAAAAAATTGACAAGAGCTAAATTTGAAGCTATGATTGATGATTTATTGCAAGAGACATTAAAACACATTGACACAGCATTGAATGATGCAGGTTTAAATAAAAATGAAATTGATGAAATAGTAATGGTTGGTGGTTCAACAAGAATTCCAAAAGTTCAACAATTGGTAAGTGAATATTTTAACGGTAAAAAATTAAATAAATCTGTAAACCCTGATGAAGTGGTTGCACTTGGTGCTGCAATTCAAGCAGGTGTATTAAAAGGTGAAGTAAAAGACGTATTGTTACTTGATGTTACACCACTTAGTCTTGGAATTGAAACACTTGGTGGAGTAATGACTAAAATTATTGAAAAAGGTACAACAATACCTGTTAGAAAATCACAAATATTCAGCACAGCTGAAGATAACCAAACAGCGGTTACAATTCACGTATTGCAAGGTGAAGCAGAACTTGCTAAAGACAATAAATCACTTGGACAATTTAATCTTGAAGGTATTCCGCCAGCTCCTAGAGGAGTGCCGCAAATTGAAGTTACATTCGATATTGATGCGAACGGAGTATTACATGTAAGTGCAAAAGATAAAACAACTGGAAAAGAACAAAAAATTACAATTACAGGAAGTTCAACTCTAAGTGAAGAAGAAATTCAAAGAATGATTAAAGAAGCTGAGGAAGCGAACAGAAAAGAAAAAGCGAGAATTGAAGCTATTAAAGCAAGAAATGAACTTGATGCAGTTGCATATCAGGCAGAAAAATTCATAAAAGACAATAAAGATAAACTTGGAGATGTAAGCGCACTTGAAGCTAAAATTAAAGAGGCTAAAGAGCTTATTGAATCTCAAAGCGAAGATAAAGCTAAAATTGAGGGCTTAAAAGCTGAATTACAAGCAGAATTACAAAAAGCTGCTCAAAATATGGCAGCAAGTGGACAAGCTCAAGGCGGTGCACAGGGACAACAAGGTCAACAACAAAATAAAGGTGGAGACGACGACGTTATAGATGCAGAGGTTGAATAA
- a CDS encoding DUF2914 domain-containing protein translates to MKKLLIFLIITFLFSYDLKEFVTCKDVKNLTPAYITSTFTTKDKKVYAFAYFTNIEENRLIDFVWEKNVNDVWKLYADIQLPIYKGLRWRTYSNITIRPYLIGKWRVSIYDGNNLIAVREFEITDTNSSK, encoded by the coding sequence ATGAAAAAACTTCTCATTTTCTTGATAATAACATTTCTTTTTTCTTATGATTTAAAAGAGTTTGTTACTTGCAAAGATGTTAAAAACTTAACTCCTGCTTATATAACTTCTACTTTTACAACCAAAGATAAAAAAGTTTATGCATTTGCATATTTTACAAATATAGAAGAAAACAGACTTATTGATTTTGTATGGGAAAAAAATGTAAACGATGTATGGAAATTATATGCAGATATTCAGCTTCCTATTTACAAAGGGCTTAGATGGAGAACATATTCAAACATTACAATCAGACCTTATTTAATAGGTAAATGGAGAGTTAGTATATATGACGGAAATAATTTAATAGCAGTAAGGGAGTTTGAAATTACGGATACTAATAGTTCTAAATAA
- the dtd gene encoding D-aminoacyl-tRNA deacylase, whose translation MKAIIQRVSYSAVYVNNELINEINRGINVLIGFEEGDTEEKIYKIAKKIASLRIFDNFSKNIMDIDGEILFIPNFTLAGITKKGTKPNFQYAMKRETAKKYYDTMLKELNNYAITKGGIFGANMEVIIKNDGPISLILEV comes from the coding sequence ATGAAAGCAATAATTCAAAGAGTTAGTTATTCGGCTGTATATGTAAACAATGAATTAATTAATGAAATAAATAGAGGTATAAATGTATTAATAGGATTTGAAGAAGGAGACACGGAAGAGAAAATTTATAAAATAGCTAAAAAAATTGCATCTTTAAGAATATTTGATAATTTTTCAAAAAATATAATGGATATAGATGGTGAAATCTTGTTTATTCCCAATTTTACATTGGCCGGAATTACCAAAAAAGGAACAAAACCAAATTTTCAATATGCAATGAAAAGAGAAACAGCTAAAAAATATTATGATACAATGTTAAAAGAACTTAACAATTATGCAATCACAAAAGGCGGAATATTCGGGGCCAATATGGAAGTAATTATTAAAAATGATGGACCCATAAGTTTAATTTTGGAGGTTTAG
- the hemH gene encoding ferrochelatase, giving the protein MKAVVLMNMGGARNEKELKEFLFNMFMDKRIINSPVRYILAPLISNFRYKKVWKNYEKIGGSRIYKITQNLTNKLKNDNYDVLYSMRYSKPNLKDLNLDKYSEILFLPLYPHYSFTTFQSSVDEIEELNLNKPYKIIKPFYKNVKFNEIIKENILNSINDTKEWNLIFSAHGLPKSIIKKGDTYEKEINEHVNILKKLLPEFKSISLAFQSRFGPTEWLKPYLHEELKKYKNENVLIYPISFMIDNSETDLELKVEYAHLAKEIGIKNYKVVECPNDSEKTAEFLKELINESNNSKS; this is encoded by the coding sequence ATGAAAGCTGTCGTATTAATGAATATGGGAGGGGCCAGAAACGAAAAAGAACTTAAAGAATTTTTATTCAACATGTTTATGGATAAAAGAATTATAAACTCGCCTGTAAGATATATTTTAGCTCCGTTAATATCAAATTTCAGATACAAAAAAGTATGGAAAAACTATGAAAAGATTGGCGGCAGCAGAATTTATAAAATTACGCAAAATTTAACAAATAAGCTAAAAAATGATAATTATGATGTTTTATATTCTATGCGTTATTCAAAACCGAATTTAAAAGATTTGAATTTAGACAAATATTCTGAAATTCTGTTTTTACCTCTTTATCCACATTACTCTTTTACCACATTTCAAAGCTCGGTTGATGAAATTGAAGAATTAAATTTAAACAAGCCTTATAAAATAATAAAGCCCTTTTATAAAAACGTAAAATTTAACGAAATAATAAAAGAAAATATATTAAATTCAATAAATGACACAAAAGAATGGAATTTAATATTCTCAGCCCACGGTCTTCCTAAAAGCATTATAAAAAAAGGTGACACATACGAAAAAGAAATAAACGAGCATGTAAATATTTTAAAAAAACTTTTGCCAGAATTTAAATCTATTTCTCTTGCATTCCAGTCAAGATTCGGACCAACAGAATGGTTAAAACCATATCTGCATGAAGAACTTAAAAAATACAAAAATGAAAATGTGTTAATATACCCTATTTCATTTATGATAGACAATTCCGAAACTGATTTGGAACTGAAAGTCGAATATGCGCATCTTGCAAAGGAAATTGGAATAAAAAATTATAAAGTTGTAGAATGTCCTAATGACAGTGAAAAAACAGCAGAATTTTTAAAGGAGTTAATTAATGAAAGCAATAATTCAAAGAGTTAG